From a region of the Arachis ipaensis cultivar K30076 chromosome B09, Araip1.1, whole genome shotgun sequence genome:
- the LOC107616675 gene encoding uncharacterized protein LOC107616675 gives MSFTLDSHSTLVSFTLAGVSSRRRHLNVSRPSQGSSSALVIFCFWVPAVIEDCGPSWGRRSSSSGVGSSHSPSRSGLLIIGSPYILWNLLRSCEAVAKGIQGYCS, from the exons ATGTCTTTCACTCTAGATTCTCACTCGACTCTCGTCTCCTTCACACTTGCCGGCGTCTCGTCTCGTCGCCGGCATTTAAACGTCTCCCGGCCTTCCCAGGGCTCCTCGTCGGCGCTCGTCATCTTCTGTTTTTGGGTCCCCGCCGTCATCGAGGATTGTGGACCATCGTGGGGTCGTCGCTCGTCGTCTTCTGGTGTTGGATCCTCACATTCACCTAGTCGCAGTGGATTGTTA ATTATTGGCTCCCCATATATCCTCTGGAATCTTTTGAGAAGTTGTGAAGCTGTGGCTAAAGGGATACAAGGTTATTGTTCTTGA